GGAACTTACAAAATTGTTTTGTCTGGTGAAAACGAAACCATTGAAAAAGAATTTAAAGTTGAGGATAACAAATTGATTACAGAAAACACTAAAGAAGTTGCTGAAAAGACACTATTTAGAACAGAAGAAAACAGTTTATTTGTAACCTATTTATCGTTTGATAATAACAATTTTAACCTTTCTATTCTTGACTCTTTTGGAAACGAAGTATTTGAAGAATCATACGATTCAGAGCCTACGTTTTCTAAGAAATTTAATGTAGAAGCATTACCAAAAGGAGAATATAAAGTACGCCTAATTTCGAACGCAAAAGAGTACAATTATGCTTTCAGAAAATAGTGACCAAAGTGAGTCTTGCGACCAGATGATTCAAAAGAATCATTCATATTTAATAAGTGTATCCCATGAGAAATCAGAGATGCACTTATTTTTTTGACATTATACAAAAATTATTTATTTCAATTCTGTTCTTTCCCTACTCAAAAAATCATAATAAGGTAAATTATAATCTTGTACTTTAGCAAATAATTCCTGAGCTTTTTCTTTATCGCCCATCTCTACATAAGTTTTTACAAGAATTGCATTTCTTAACAATTCTATATTTTCATCTACAGCATCTACAGAATTAATATCCTTTAATCTTTTTTTTGGGCTCTTATTCAAACATGATAACAATTCAACTTTTTGAGACAGCTCTTTATTTTTATTTTTTTTCAACTTCTTAAGTCCTAACTTAAAATAATGGTTACTTTGAGTTCTCATTAAAAACCTAGTTTTATACTCCGTTTTCTCATAAATTTCCTGATAACACATTGCCAATTTTAGAATTTCGTTGATATCACTATCATCCTCACGAACATTTTTTTCAAGTTTGTAAATATCTTTACAATCAAACATAAATTCATCCAAAACTGTTTTCATAGTATTTAAACCTTTGTAGCCAGTATAATTCTGATATTGATGATTCCATGCATCCACAACAAAAACTTTTGGAATAGCATTTATGGTAAAATCAGGATTTGCGAAATCGCTACTAACATCTATCTTAACAAAAACATATTTATCGGCATAAACATTTATATCCTCATTTTCCCAAACATCATTATTCATTTTTTCACACGGACCACACCATGTAGCCCAACAATCAACTATAATTAATTTATTTTGGGCTTTAGCTATTTCTTTAGCTAAACTAAACGAATCCAGCCAGTTTATTTGTGCATGACTATACGCACCAGTAAATAAAATTAAGATTAGCAATAAAGTTCCTTTTGATACTTTCATAGTTTTTATTATAAATTTTACAATCTAACAATACATTACAGCAAGAATGCAAACTAAATACGACACTCTTACAATGCAATAATTAATATAATAACAATTCATTTTTACGAATTCCATCTTACAATAAAGTTATTCAATAAACAACTCCACACATTAAACTTAATAATTTATTTTTAAACATTAAGCTTAATTTATAAAATTATGCTAAACTTTTACTTTACATTATAAGAATATTCTCGATTCATTAATTTATAAAAGAAATTCAAAGAATAGTACATTATAATATTACTTGTATTTGTGTAGAGGAAAAGATATATTCACACCAAATTAAACAGATTATTCAACCTTTTTAAGGATATTAAAAAAGACACTATGAAAAAATTATTGTTTGCAATTGCAATCTGCGGATTCGTTTTAACCTCATGTGGAAACAAAACAAAAAAAGCTTGTTCTGAAGATAAAGACTGTTGTTCTAAAGAAAAAACAGAAACCAGTATCAATCTTGAAAAAAAATCTGAAGAAGCTTGTAGTCATGATTGCTCGAACTGTTCTCATACAGCAAAAACAGAAGAAACAAAAAAAGAAGAATGTTGCTCCAAAAAGGAAGAGACAAAATCAGAATGTAAAGATGATTGCTCTAATGAATGCAACAAAAAATCTTAATTTAAGATACTTTCTACAATAAGCCATGAGGAATATCTTCATGGCTTTTTTTACCATTAGATGTTATAAATGAAGAAAATCTAATATCCCAACATTAAAAAAATTACTACAAATAGTTTAATACTTCTAGTTTTAATTTACCTTCTCAGAAAAAGTATAACTTTATATTTAAAATTCGAATGTATTTATTTTGATATAAATGTAAAATAATATTTCACTTATTAATAAAAGTAGCTCCAATTCTAAAATAAAGTACAAAGTATTTTAGATCAATCACTTAACTGACACTTTGCCAACTAATATCTTTAGTATAGATTTTAAAATTGAACATATTTAGCTCAAAATTATTGCAGAAATTTTAAAAATTAAAATATAATTTTATTTGGATTAACTTAAAATACCATTTTTTATAAAACCTTTTTGAAACAATGGGCGTACAACATGCAAAACGATTTCCGTTTTTAAGGTTTAAAGTGAATAGATAGAAGAGGATGGAGTGGTTACCATCCTCTTTTGTATTTTATTAGCCTACAATTCTTCACGATTATATATAGACTTAATAGTCTTAAACTTCTATTCTTAAACAAGTAATAACTTTCACAATTAAAAAATATTAAACTTTTATTGAATATAAAATCTTATTTCATATATTGCAAGTGAATTTTTTTCGGAAAATTCAGGTTTTAAAGTGAATATGAAAAGGACGGAGTGGTTGCCGTCCTTTTTCGCAACTCCCCCTTTATTATAAATTCCTGTATCTGGAATAATACTAACAGAAAGTTTATAATCATTAAATTGACTAAAAATAATAGCAAAAAAAAGCGGAAAATCAATCTGACTCTCCGCTTTCTAACTTATTTTATTTATTCTATTTAAATAGCTTATTTAAAAAATCTTTCCCTTTTTTCTCCAATTCTTTTTTTGCCTTACGTTCTAATTCCTTGGCTACTGCTTTCTGTGCCTGTTTAATGGCCTTACTTAAATCGGGTTTAACAACTGGATTATCGACTGTTCCGGTAATTTTAACAGCAACATCAAAAGCAGGAACATTCTTTAATCCTGGTAAAACTTCAAAATATTGATTAATTTCCTTACCCAATTGCTCCTTAGGCAGTTTCATATCCATCGTAAAGTTTAACTTGCCATCTACCGATTGAGTTCCGTAAATAGTAGCAGAATTTCCTGCCACTTTAGTTTTAAAAGGTTTTACTTCCACATTTCCATTTGTAATTACAAAATTCATATCGAATTGAGTAACAGAAATACGTTTGTATTCATCGTTCTTTAAAGCAGCTGCCAATGCATCAAAAGCTTTATTCTCATTAATTATAATTTCGCGCGAACTTAGCGTACCTTCTCCATTAATACTAGCCGGAATTGGATTCATTTCTTCATCTAATGAAGATGAAACTGTAAGCTTAGAAGATATTTTTCCTGCACAATTCATTGCAATAGGCATCATTTTCTTAATCATGCTTAAGGAGTGATAAGCCGAATTGATATCAAAATTATTAATATCCATTGCAAAATTAGTTGTTGGCTTTTTAATATTTTTAGTGCTATAAGCTCCATTCATTGTCAATTCACCTTTCAACATATCCATAGACAAATTGGTAAGTTTTGCTGCAGAATTACGCACTTCAATTAATCCTTTTACATTTTTAATATCCATTTGATCGAAACGAATATTTTTAAACACGGAACTTAATCGCAAATCTAAATTTGCAGGAATTTCGATAATAGAAAGTGGAATTGTATCTTCAACATTATCTTCTAATTTATCATCTTCGGTCATAAATTCGTTCAAATTCATCGAATTTGAACTTAAATTAAAGGTTCCCTTTAGCGTTTCATTCTTCATTGCATAAGGAATAAAATTTTCAATTTTACCCTTTAATTGAATATCCGATTCGCCAATTCTGGAATCGAATGAGTTTAAACTAATGTAAGCAGGGGTAAATTTCATTACCGATTTAATAATTTTTATTCCCTGAGGAAAATCTGGTGTTGTGAACACAAAATTATTTAGGCTAACATCTCCTTTCGCTGTAAATTTTTCATATTCTTCTTTCTCGATTGATGAATATCTTCCATTAAAAGAAATATCTGATGTAACCAAACCTGCAATATTTACGCTATCCATAGGAATAGCATGCTTAATTTTCTCAAAATCTACAACTCCTTTAAATAAACCACTTAACAAAGGATCGCTAATTGGATTTTTAACATGAAGCTCTGCATCGAAAGGGTTATTAGCCACCTCAAAATGAAATCTATTTACATCGGCACTTAATAAATCCAAATCACCACCGGGGTGATTAATCTGAGCATCAATATTTATTGATTCTACTGATTCTGGCAGATCGGCATATTTTATATTTGCATCGTTTACTTTTAAATTGGCCCCAAATGATGGATAAAAATTCTCGCGGTACTCTCCTTTAACAAAAGCATTTAAATCTAGACTACCAGAAGTTTCTAATCCTTCCATTTCCGATTTAAAAACATCTGGCACCAATTCCAATAATGATTTAAAATCAGTTTTATTCGCTTTTAATTTTAAATCTAAATCGTAGGCATCCTGAATAATTCCCAATTTACCATCAATGGTGAAAGCCAAATTATTTATACCCAGTTTATTTTCTTGGAAGGTAAAAATCATATCTTCAAGATTAGCAGCAACAATTGCCTCTAAACTCAAATCACCCTTATTAACATATCTAACATCCTCAAAATCAAAATCAATTCCTTTAACTGTACTTAAAATATTTAAATTAGTTGATTTTGCAGAAAAATCGCCACTTAAAGTTAAATCCAAGTCGGCAAGAGAAAACACTGTTTTTAAACTTGCATCCTTATATTGTAAGGCAAAATTTTCAACTTTCACCTCTTCAAAAATCACTTTAAAATCGGAAGCTTCGCTTGTTTCCTCTTCTACAAGCTCATCTTCTCCGGTTAATTTTATAATATCCCAATTGGCTTTACCCGATTCCAATACTTTTGCATTTACCTTCGAGTTTGCAAGCACAATAGTACCAACTTTTACTTTACTACCCGACAAGGCCGATGATAAATCGACGGCAGTGTAAAGACTACCAACAAATGCTAAAGTATCATTCTGAAATTCACCTTTACCGGTAAGTCGCAAATTTTCGAGTTCAACATATAAGTTTGGAAAATTTTTAATCATCGATAAAGATAAGTCTCCAATTTCAACATTAGCATCCAAAGCATTATCCATTTCGGATTGAACACGTTCAAATATCTGATCCTTAAAAAAATAAGGCAATACTAACAAGAGCGCTAAGAGGACAAGAATAAATCCTCCAAATATTTTAAGAAATTTCTTCATATAATATACTTTAATGATTTTACATAACAAAAATAGAAAATGGTAAAGATATTTACCTTTTCACTGATAAAAAATATGCTTACAAGTAAAATTAGTTTTTTTTTGTTGTGCCTCCGCACCTATCGCTAAGATTTATAGTTTTTTAATATTAAAAAAAATTGATTACGAAATTTAAATACCAAAAAAAACAGAAAACACTTGTATTACTAATCAATTTTTATCTATATTTGCACCGCCTTAACAGGAAAAAAGGACGCGTAGCATAACTGGATAGTGCACCACGTTACGGCCGTGGAGGTTGGGGGTTCGACTCCCTCCGTGTTCACAAAAAAACTCATCAAATTACTGATGAGTTTTTTTTTGCAATAAATTTAACTTAGAATTTTCCGGTAAAAATCACATAAGCCTCATTCCTATTATAATTCCAGCAACACATAAACTTTTCAACTCCCACTACAAACACTATAAATAAAAGTATGAAATATTTATAGTGTAACTCAGGCATATTGGTAAAATTCATTCTGCATGCTCGAGCCAAAAAGTAAACGGCATAAGTTTCAATAATCAAGAGCTTTTTAAATCGAATTCTTATCTGTAAGAAATTTTTCTGCCAATAATTCTTTATAACTTTTTCGGTAAGTTCACTTTTAAAAACAAATTCGTATCTAATATCCATAACATAAGCTTTTAATCGCATTTTATAACAAAGCTTATCGTACTTCATATCACTTACAAATATTATTGTTATTGGTTTTGCCAGATAAATAAACTGTGAAAGCTTAGCAACTTCAGTAGCAATATTTCTTACCTTTTTTGTGTTAATTGTTATTGGTAAATATATTTCGGCTACCACCTGGCAATTTGTTTCACCAATATTTGAGTTTGATATTGATTGATTCATCAATTCTCCATTTGGAAAACTTACTACCGAATCGTCGGCAGTATGAATTCTAGTAGATCTTAAAGACATATCGAGTACCTCGCCATAAGTACTCCCAACCTCTATTTTATCTCCAACTTTAAAGGATCTGTCGATTAAAATAACAAAGCCACCAAATATGTTTTTCAAAATATCCTAAGCAGCAAAACCAACAGCTACACCAACAGAAGCACCCAATGCAATTAAAGATTCTAAAGGTGGACGGAATATTCCACGAATTAATAAAAACTTTAATAATTTAGGATATTGTTGCCCCTTTAATTACCCAATAATTATTATCAACTGCAATGCAGATAAATTCTACA
This genomic interval from uncultured Marinifilum sp. contains the following:
- a CDS encoding T9SS type A sorting domain-containing protein — encoded protein: MKTKNLKGIVLGVILFLGTSSVFATGNIRINPYLNTEFSIVSIINPTESALKMKIYDNDGNLYYSRKVSSATTDQKLFDFSYLDNGTYKIVLSGENETIEKEFKVEDNKLITENTKEVAEKTLFRTEENSLFVTYLSFDNNNFNLSILDSFGNEVFEESYDSEPTFSKKFNVEALPKGEYKVRLISNAKEYNYAFRK
- a CDS encoding thioredoxin family protein, whose translation is MKVSKGTLLLILILFTGAYSHAQINWLDSFSLAKEIAKAQNKLIIVDCWATWCGPCEKMNNDVWENEDINVYADKYVFVKIDVSSDFANPDFTINAIPKVFVVDAWNHQYQNYTGYKGLNTMKTVLDEFMFDCKDIYKLEKNVREDDSDINEILKLAMCYQEIYEKTEYKTRFLMRTQSNHYFKLGLKKLKKNKNKELSQKVELLSCLNKSPKKRLKDINSVDAVDENIELLRNAILVKTYVEMGDKEKAQELFAKVQDYNLPYYDFLSRERTELK
- a CDS encoding AsmA-like C-terminal region-containing protein, with amino-acid sequence MKKFLKIFGGFILVLLALLLVLPYFFKDQIFERVQSEMDNALDANVEIGDLSLSMIKNFPNLYVELENLRLTGKGEFQNDTLAFVGSLYTAVDLSSALSGSKVKVGTIVLANSKVNAKVLESGKANWDIIKLTGEDELVEEETSEASDFKVIFEEVKVENFALQYKDASLKTVFSLADLDLTLSGDFSAKSTNLNILSTVKGIDFDFEDVRYVNKGDLSLEAIVAANLEDMIFTFQENKLGINNLAFTIDGKLGIIQDAYDLDLKLKANKTDFKSLLELVPDVFKSEMEGLETSGSLDLNAFVKGEYRENFYPSFGANLKVNDANIKYADLPESVESINIDAQINHPGGDLDLLSADVNRFHFEVANNPFDAELHVKNPISDPLLSGLFKGVVDFEKIKHAIPMDSVNIAGLVTSDISFNGRYSSIEKEEYEKFTAKGDVSLNNFVFTTPDFPQGIKIIKSVMKFTPAYISLNSFDSRIGESDIQLKGKIENFIPYAMKNETLKGTFNLSSNSMNLNEFMTEDDKLEDNVEDTIPLSIIEIPANLDLRLSSVFKNIRFDQMDIKNVKGLIEVRNSAAKLTNLSMDMLKGELTMNGAYSTKNIKKPTTNFAMDINNFDINSAYHSLSMIKKMMPIAMNCAGKISSKLTVSSSLDEEMNPIPASINGEGTLSSREIIINENKAFDALAAALKNDEYKRISVTQFDMNFVITNGNVEVKPFKTKVAGNSATIYGTQSVDGKLNFTMDMKLPKEQLGKEINQYFEVLPGLKNVPAFDVAVKITGTVDNPVVKPDLSKAIKQAQKAVAKELERKAKKELEKKGKDFLNKLFK
- a CDS encoding mechanosensitive ion channel domain-containing protein; this encodes MKNIFGGFVILIDRSFKVGDKIEVGSTYGEVLDMSLRSTRIHTADDSVVSFPNGELMNQSISNSNIGETNCQVVAEIYLPITINTKKVRNIATEVAKLSQFIYLAKPITIIFVSDMKYDKLCYKMRLKAYVMDIRYEFVFKSELTEKVIKNYWQKNFLQIRIRFKKLLIIETYAVYFLARACRMNFTNMPELHYKYFILLFIVFVVGVEKFMCCWNYNRNEAYVIFTGKF